The stretch of DNA AAATCAGAAGATAACATTTCAGATCCAATTACATAAACAAAATCTCTTGTTTTCTCATCATGATCTTTATCTACACGACCAATCATATCGATATTCACATTGGCAATGGTATTTGCTAAAGGAAAAATCGGATGCTCTGAATAATATTTAGAACCTAATAATCCTTTCTCTTCTCCAGAAACGTGCAAAAACAAAATTGAACGTTTTGGACGAATTCCTTTTTTCTCTGCTTCACGGAAAATGCGACCAATTTCCATTACGGCAACCGTTCCTGAACCATCATCATCAGCACCTGGGTATAATTCTCCATTTTTGATTCCATCATGATCATAGTGTGCTGAAATCACAACAATTTCTTCTGGTTTCTCTGATCCTTCAATAAATCCCATCACATTTCGCATCTCCCCTTTTACACGGTTAAATGTTGCTGCTGGAATAATTTGGAAATAATTTCCTTTTGGTCCATTAATTCCTAATTCTTTATAATAATTAGCAATATAGTTACCTGCTCTTACTTCTCCTTCGGTTCCTGCATTACGACCTTCCATTTCTGGACCTGCTATAATATATAGCTGTTTTTTTAACTGTGCTTCAGAAATCTGATCAACGTACTTTGGTAATATTTTTTCATATTTCTCTGTTGTCAGAGCCGTATGAGTTGAACACCCCGTAGCCGTAAAAAACGTCAACGCAGTTAATGCAATTAAAATCTGTTTCATGTGAATTTTTTAAATTAGTTTGCTGATAATTATGAATTTTATTCAGTATAACTTGGATTACTTTATAAATAAACAAAAAATAAACGAATTTTTATATCTTGTAATTATATTTGTCCCCTAAATTTTAACCAATATATGTCCCAATTATTCAAGAAAAAATCGGTTGATCAAATTTTATCCGATGCAGAAAAAAATCCCAACTCGCTATCAAAAACACTTAGCATAACAGACCTTGTAAGTTTAGGAATTGCTGCTATTGTAGGAGCTGGAATTTTCAGTACAATTGGATTAGCGGCATTTAATGGAGGTCCTGCAATTTCACTTTTATTTGTATTTGTTGCCTTTGCTTGTGTATTTACAGCACTTTCATATGCACAATTTGCCAGTACTGTGCCCGTATCAGGCTCTGCCTATACATATGCCTATGTGGCGTTTGGTGAATTATTCGCGTGGATTATTGGATGGGCATTAATTCTTGAATATGCGGTTTCTAATATGGTCGTCGCCATCTCATGGTCTCAATATTTTGTATCTATGTGCGAAGGCTTTGGAATACATATTCCTAAATGGTTGACCATGGCACCTCAATATGCGACTGAAGCTTATCAAAAATCAGTTGATCTTGGTTTAGATAAGTTAACTGGAGTTGAAAAAGTGGCGCTAGAAGCCTATAATACGGCTCCAAACATCGGTGGATTGCCTATCATTTTCGATTTACCTGCTGGGATTATTACAGTTTTAGTAACTATGTTAGTATATATTGGAATTAAAGAATCAAAACGTGCGAGTAATATCATGGTTATGATTAAAATTGGAATTATTTTAGCGGTAAT from Faecalibacter sp. LW9 encodes:
- a CDS encoding M28 family metallopeptidase, encoding MKQILIALTALTFFTATGCSTHTALTTEKYEKILPKYVDQISEAQLKKQLYIIAGPEMEGRNAGTEGEVRAGNYIANYYKELGINGPKGNYFQIIPAATFNRVKGEMRNVMGFIEGSEKPEEIVVISAHYDHDGIKNGELYPGADDDGSGTVAVMEIGRIFREAEKKGIRPKRSILFLHVSGEEKGLLGSKYYSEHPIFPLANTIANVNIDMIGRVDKDHDEKTRDFVYVIGSEMLSSDLHKAVLAANEGLGIDLDMRYNTPDDPNRFYYRSDHYNFAKHNIPSVFFFNGVHDDYHRPSDTPDKIEYDLLTRRTKLAFNTIWKLANAENRPVVDKESPMPTTGR